In one Mesorhizobium australicum genomic region, the following are encoded:
- a CDS encoding ABC transporter ATP-binding protein encodes MSAFLELNGVTKRFGGLVAVNDVGLTVEQGQIYSLIGPNGAGKTTLFNLISAVFRPTSGSILFEGKDLTRLPTHALAGLGIARTFQNLAVFKHETVVNNLLVGMHTHLKSDPISAAIFWGRTRREEMKARDRVEEIIDFLEIEDIRDHPVGTLSYGQQKRVELGRALAVSPKLLLLDEMVSGMNQEEREDIARFILDLKDELGMTVFMVEHDMGIVMDISDHVCVVNYGRKIAEGTPAQVAANPAVIDAYLGAKRSAA; translated from the coding sequence GTGAGCGCCTTTCTCGAACTCAACGGAGTGACGAAGCGGTTCGGCGGCCTCGTCGCGGTCAACGATGTCGGGCTCACCGTCGAGCAGGGGCAGATCTATTCGCTGATTGGACCCAATGGTGCGGGCAAGACGACGCTGTTCAACCTCATCAGCGCGGTCTTCCGGCCCACCTCCGGCAGCATCCTGTTCGAGGGCAAGGACCTGACGCGGCTGCCCACCCATGCGCTCGCCGGCCTCGGCATCGCGCGCACCTTCCAGAACCTCGCCGTTTTCAAGCACGAGACTGTGGTGAACAACCTGCTCGTCGGCATGCACACCCATCTCAAGTCCGACCCCATCTCTGCCGCGATCTTCTGGGGCCGGACGCGCCGCGAGGAAATGAAGGCGCGCGACCGGGTGGAGGAGATCATCGACTTCCTGGAGATCGAGGACATTCGCGACCATCCGGTCGGCACGCTGTCCTACGGCCAGCAGAAGCGCGTCGAGCTCGGCCGGGCGCTCGCCGTGTCGCCGAAGCTCCTGCTGCTCGACGAGATGGTGTCCGGCATGAACCAGGAAGAGCGCGAGGACATCGCCCGCTTCATCCTCGACCTGAAGGACGAGCTCGGCATGACCGTGTTCATGGTCGAGCACGACATGGGAATCGTGATGGACATCTCCGATCATGTCTGCGTCGTCAACTACGGCCGCAAGATCGCCGAAGGTACGCCGGCGCAAGTCGCGGCCAATCCGGCGGTGATCGACGCCTATCTCGGCGCCAAGAGGAGCGCGGCATGA
- a CDS encoding ABC transporter ATP-binding protein, which produces MLALKNIQILYDRAIEAVRDVSLEVPTGKIVALLGSNGAGKSTILKAISGVLYQEDGEIMSGSIHLEGEPISGRSPRAIVEKGILQVPEGRALFATLTVEENLLMGGFTRSRAEAAEGLERVYQMFPRVKERRTQISGYLSGGEQQMVAIGRALMGRPRLLMLDEPSLGLAPQIVDTIFEAVMSLNRDNGMTVLLVEQNAQLALQTASYGYIIENGRIVLDGAAEKLRANDDVQEFYLGFSGGERKSMRDVKHYKRRKRWLS; this is translated from the coding sequence ATGCTGGCTCTGAAGAACATCCAGATCCTCTATGACCGCGCCATCGAGGCGGTGCGCGACGTCTCGCTCGAAGTGCCGACGGGGAAGATCGTGGCGCTGCTCGGCTCGAACGGCGCGGGCAAGTCGACCATCCTCAAGGCGATCTCGGGCGTCCTCTACCAGGAGGATGGGGAGATCATGAGCGGATCGATCCATCTGGAGGGTGAGCCGATCTCCGGACGCTCGCCGCGCGCGATCGTCGAGAAGGGCATCCTGCAGGTGCCGGAGGGGCGGGCGCTGTTCGCGACGCTCACCGTCGAGGAGAACCTTTTGATGGGCGGCTTCACCCGCAGCCGCGCCGAGGCGGCGGAGGGGCTGGAGCGGGTCTACCAGATGTTCCCGCGGGTCAAGGAGCGGCGGACGCAGATTTCCGGCTATCTCTCCGGCGGCGAGCAGCAGATGGTCGCGATCGGCCGCGCGCTGATGGGCAGGCCGCGGCTTTTGATGCTCGACGAACCCTCGCTGGGGCTTGCACCGCAGATCGTCGACACCATTTTCGAGGCGGTCATGTCGCTCAACCGCGACAACGGCATGACCGTGCTCCTGGTCGAGCAGAACGCCCAGCTTGCGCTCCAGACCGCGTCCTACGGCTACATCATCGAGAACGGGCGCATCGTGCTCGACGGCGCGGCGGAGAAGCTGCGCGCCAATGACGACGTCCAGGAATTCTACCTCGGCTTCTCCGGCGGGGAACGGAAGAGCATGCGCGACGTGAAGCACTACAAGCGGCGCAAGAGGTGGCTGTCGTGA
- a CDS encoding enoyl-CoA hydratase/isomerase family protein, with the protein MKGTDMAAELSWPAAGVARITLTRGDTHNTLTSELLETLDRLFDEAASAKARVLIVTGSGKTFCGGAHIKLFTDPASPLYRNARAIRDDYVKPIIRVFRRLREAPFVTVAAINGFALGGGCELALSCDFRLMADTARIGLTETRLGALAGAGGVQSLAHVVGRAKALEMALLGDQLTAADAKAAGLATAVHPAAELSDAALAFAKRLLLCSPISVAETKRALYRCETAAPDEADRIALDAVLAASAGAEWWEGMAAFAERRPASFRMEDG; encoded by the coding sequence ATGAAGGGAACGGACATGGCGGCGGAGCTTTCCTGGCCGGCGGCGGGCGTGGCGCGCATCACACTGACCAGGGGTGACACGCACAACACGCTGACGAGCGAGCTCCTTGAGACGCTCGACCGGCTGTTCGACGAGGCCGCCTCTGCCAAGGCGCGGGTGCTGATCGTCACCGGGTCCGGCAAGACCTTCTGCGGCGGCGCCCATATCAAGCTCTTCACCGACCCCGCCTCGCCGCTCTACCGCAACGCCCGTGCGATCCGCGACGACTATGTCAAGCCGATCATCAGGGTGTTCAGACGCCTGCGCGAGGCGCCGTTCGTCACGGTCGCGGCGATCAACGGCTTCGCGCTCGGCGGCGGTTGCGAGCTGGCGCTGTCGTGCGACTTCCGGCTGATGGCGGACACGGCGCGCATCGGCCTGACCGAGACCCGGCTCGGCGCGCTGGCGGGTGCCGGCGGGGTTCAATCGCTCGCCCATGTCGTCGGCCGCGCCAAGGCGCTGGAGATGGCGCTGCTCGGCGACCAGCTGACCGCGGCGGACGCGAAGGCGGCGGGCCTCGCCACGGCTGTCCACCCGGCGGCGGAACTGAGCGACGCGGCGCTCGCCTTCGCCAAAAGGCTATTGCTGTGCAGCCCCATTTCCGTTGCGGAGACCAAACGCGCATTGTACCGCTGCGAAACGGCAGCTCCGGACGAGGCCGACCGAATCGCCCTCGATGCCGTTCTGGCCGCGTCCGCCGGCGCCG